One Setaria viridis chromosome 5, Setaria_viridis_v4.0, whole genome shotgun sequence genomic region harbors:
- the LOC117858035 gene encoding uncharacterized protein gives MLGRATRGGPSLSTKPPPRAEGAARSTTVVTDAGQEVTVSQFVAQLDEAARRRLDGLHQRLRLLEQQMETLEAEVGKASGGTTMGTYYTPSSSG, from the exons ATGCTTGGGCGGGCGACGAGAGGAGGGCCATCGTTGTCGACCaagccgccgccccgcgcggaGGGTGCCGCCCGCAGCACCACCGTCGTCACCGACGCTGGGCAGGAGGTCACCGTCTCCCAGTTCGTCGCGCAGCTAG atgaggcggcgcggcggaggctggACGGCTTGCACCAGAGGCTGAGGCTGCTGGAGCAGCAGATGGAGACGCTGGAGGCCGAGGTCGGCAAAGCCAGCGGCGGCACTACCATGGGCACCTACTATACGCCTAGTTCTAGCGGCTAG
- the LOC117854791 gene encoding uncharacterized protein isoform X1 — protein sequence MAADWLSARRAWEKWTTKHVGPSGKQVQAALLLNYDPSGPSRLLPVIAEQEGTQLTAIDMRPFLDFVKRGNLQTEFFSIRPNQYLVTSIHDNWYCARCVNSTKSVGEGAIVMQIGAYLLVCMMVLLLQLHKQWWLLISLQCSLTGEITNFLLV from the exons ATGGCGGCGGACTGGTTGTCGGCGCGCCGGGCGTGGGAGAAGTGGACCACGAAGCACGTCGGCCCCTCCG GGAAGCAGGTCCAGGCCGCGCTGCTGCTCAACTACGACCCGTCCGGGCCGTCTAGGCTCCTTCCGGTCAT AGCAGAGCAAGAGGGAACACAACTTACAGCTATTGATATGCGACCATTCCTTGACTTTGTTAAGAGGGGTAATCTGCAGACCGAATTCTTCTCTATTAGGCCAAACCAAT ATTTGGTCACCTCAATCCATGATAACTGGTATTGTGCCCGCTGCGTTAACAGCACAAAGTCAGTAGGCGAAGGAGCTATAGTTATGCAGATTGGAGCTTACTTATTAGTCT GTATGATGGTTCTCTTGCTTCAGCTTCACAAGCAATGGTGGCTGCTGATCAGTTTGCAATGCAGTTTAACCGGAGAAATCACTAATTTCCTCTTAGTATAG
- the LOC117854791 gene encoding uncharacterized protein isoform X2, producing MAADWLSARRAWEKWTTKHVGPSGKQVQAALLLNYDPSGPSRLLPVIAEQEGTQLTAIDMRPFLDFVKRGNLQTEFFSIRPNQYLVTSIHDNWYCARCVNSTKSVGEGAIVMQIGAYLLVCMYDGSLASASQAMVAADQFAMQFNRRNH from the exons ATGGCGGCGGACTGGTTGTCGGCGCGCCGGGCGTGGGAGAAGTGGACCACGAAGCACGTCGGCCCCTCCG GGAAGCAGGTCCAGGCCGCGCTGCTGCTCAACTACGACCCGTCCGGGCCGTCTAGGCTCCTTCCGGTCAT AGCAGAGCAAGAGGGAACACAACTTACAGCTATTGATATGCGACCATTCCTTGACTTTGTTAAGAGGGGTAATCTGCAGACCGAATTCTTCTCTATTAGGCCAAACCAAT ATTTGGTCACCTCAATCCATGATAACTGGTATTGTGCCCGCTGCGTTAACAGCACAAAGTCAGTAGGCGAAGGAGCTATAGTTATGCAGATTGGAGCTTACTTATTAGTCTGTAT GTATGATGGTTCTCTTGCTTCAGCTTCACAAGCAATGGTGGCTGCTGATCAGTTTGCAATGCAGTTTAACCGGAGAAATCACTAA
- the LOC117858034 gene encoding tubby-like F-box protein 1, with amino-acid sequence MPRQASTLPAPPPERGEMAEVVEADPDAEDQEERWARLLPELLSDVVRRVETSGAERWPARKDVVSCACVCRRWREAAVAVVRPPAESGKITFPSSLKQPGPRELPMQCFIKRNKKNSTFLLYLGYANSPMDKGKFLMAARRFRRGPHTEYIISLDAEDLSQGSNAYMGKLRSDFWGTNFKVYDSKPPYDGAKASSSRSSRRFGSRRISPQVSAGNYEVGQVSYKYNLLKSRGPRRMYCALECPSAQETWENSLKTKFRKPMGPTALRNKAPRWHEHLQCWCLNFHGRVTVASVKNFQLVAAADPSDPAGTVDEETVLLQFGKVDDDMFTMDYRQPLSAFQAFAISLSSFGTKLACE; translated from the exons ATGCCTCGGCAAGCCTCgacgctgccggcgccgccaccggagcgCGGCGAGATGGccgaggtggtggaggcggacCCGGACGCGGAGGATCAGGAGGAGAGGTGGGCGAGGCTGCTGCCGGAGCTGCTCTCCGACGTGGTGCGGCGCGTCGAGACGTCCGGCGCcgagcggtggccggcgcggaAGGACGTGGTCTCCTGCGCCTGCGTGTGCCGCCGGTGGCGcgaggccgccgtcgccgtcgtgcggccgccggcggagtCCGGCAAGATCACCTTCCCCTCCTCGCTCAAGCAG CCAGGGCCAAGGGAGCTCCCAATGCAGTGCTTTATCAAGCGGAACAAAAAGAACTCTACATTCCTCCTCTACCTTGGCTACGCAAACT CACCTATGGATAAAGGGAAATTTCTCATGGCTGCTAGAAGATTTAGGCGAGGTCCACATACTGAGTACATTATATCCCTTGATGCAGAGGACCTATCACAAGGGAGCAATGCGTACATGGGGAAACTGAG ATCTGATTTCTGGGGGACAAATTTCAAAGTATACGATAGCAAGCCACCATATGATGGTGCTAAAGCGTCAAGCAGTCGATCCAGTCGGCGTTTTGGAAGCAGAAGAATCAGTCCCCAAGTGTCAGCAGGCAACTATGAAGTTGGACAGGTTTCATACAAATACAACTTGCTCAAATCCAGGGGTCCCAGGCGAATGTATTGCGCTCTTGAGTGCCCTTCAGCCCAGGAGACCTGGGAAAACTCACTGAAGACAAAGTTCAGGAAGCCCATGGGCCCCACAGCTTTGCGGAATAAAGCACCCCGCTGGCATGAGCACTTGCAGTGCTGGTGCTTAAACTTCCATGGGCGGGTAACAGTGGCATCAGTCAAGAATTTCCAGCTTGTGGCTGCTGCCGACCCCAGTGACCCTGCTGGCACTGTGGATGAGGAAACAGTTCTGCTGCAGTTTGGTAAGGTCGACGATGATATGTTCACAATGGATTATCGGCAACCTCTCTCAGCGTTTCAAGCCTTCGCCATCAGCCTCAGCAGCTTTGGCACCAAGCTAGCTTGTGAATAG
- the LOC117857513 gene encoding pentatricopeptide repeat-containing protein At1g30610, chloroplastic translates to MAPPPNASMGLLSLSGCGSLLPTPQPNSSQGRGFSVPGRSVSVLPLRWGLARKRGRVLDSRTDGAVAGGESGAGSSELRHIEKELTFSPTFTDYVKIMESVKLDRSKNLHGSDSDSRSSRRRFTGDGDRHGDGRSGDARNKPFERNQGSRRNRRSDIGRVVKLAKDDNQKDVTGFVERRAMGDVKNNRHGQGEVEEYVQRRIICGDTRGDGGNGQLSSHLKVKDTSSSMSEHQSVRNRQNQSVAGSYLEGQVPYTPPRTSALPNNSISSKNAKFQMGKGDFTSTSSSRDFKYPRQSTFFNSEVNANSKVQRHQQRVESSGRNFVECRLGEIDIDSKKSTPQHDSHSSDSLKSDKPRKIQMQRGANVNMGKYVRRDTEATYFDDRAAFKSFEVFTDVRDRPRILRMEMEERIQKLASQLNATDVNTPEWKFSKMIHDAQIKFSDHSILRIVQMLGRYGNWKRVLQVVQWLESRERFKSYKSRYIYTTVLDVLGKAKRPIEALNVFYTMQNQLSSYPDMAAYHCIAVTLGQAGLVNELFDVIDCMRSPPRKKFKLGPLQNWDPRLEPDLIVYNAVLNACVQQKQWEGAFWVLQQLKEKNIRPTNTTYGLVMEVMLVCGKYNLVYEFFNKLEKSLIPGALNYKVLVNALWREGKIDEAVMAVKDMESRGIVGSASLYYDLARCLCSGGRCKEALLQVEKICKVANKPLVVTYTGLIQTCIDNGSMENAKYIFNEMCSYCSPNTVTCNIMLKLFLEHGMLEDAKDLLQDILNGRIRSKADSSQTATADKFTFNTFMEACAASQRWDDFEYAFREMLSKGYHFDERRHLRMVLDAYRNGKEQLLDDLWRYLCHHNRAPPAPVIMERFCLKLVQGETMAAISCVSRFHQEGKIQNTSAMSWLNLLNRNADSLKHEHVTKLVHELSNFVSSRSSSDNISLYQKIQSSCTAFLSGATVVEKAPSGQQMAVALHHS, encoded by the exons atggcgccgccgccgaatgCGAGCATGGGGCTGCTCAGCTTGAGTGGCTGCGGGTCTCTCCTCCCCACCCCGCAGCCTAATTCGAGCCAGGGTCGCGGGTTCTCAGTCCCCGGGAGGAGCGTCTCTGTGTTGCCACTGCGCTGGGGTTTGGCGAGGAAGAGAGGCCGGGTTCTTGATTCAAGAACTGACGGTGCTGTGGCTGGTGGCGAGTCCGGCGCCGGGTCGTCGGAGCTGCGGCACATCGAGAAGGAGCTGACGTTCAGCCCGACCTTCACGGACTATGTGAAGATCATGGAGTCGGTTAAGTTGGACAGGAGCAAGAATTTACATGGCAGCGATTCAGATAGCCGGAGCTCGAGAAGAAGGTTCACGGGTGATGGTGACCGACATGGGGATGGGAGGTCTGGTGATGCAAGGAATAAACCTTTTGAAAGGAATCAGGGGTCTCGGAGGAACAGAAGGAGTGACATAGGTAGAGTAGTGAAATTGGCGAAGGATGATAATCAAAAGGATGTTACTGGATTCGTGGAAAGAAGAGCAATGGGTGATGTAAAAAATAACCGCCATggtcaaggagaggttgaagaATATGTGCAAAGAAGAATAATTTGTGGTGACACGAGAGGAGATGGAGGCAATGGGCAGCTCTCATCACATTTGAAGGTCAAAGATACTAGCAGTAGTATGTCTGAACACCAGTCAGTGAGGAACAGGCAAAATCAGTCAGTTGCAGGGAGTTATTTGGAAGGGCAGGTACCGTATACTCCACCTCGGACTTCTGCCCTTCCGAATAACAGCATTTCATCAAAGAATGCCAAGTTTCAAATGGGAAAAGGAGACTTTACTAGCACAAGTAGTAGTCGTGACTTCAAATATCCCAGGCAGAGTACATTTTTTAATAGTGAGGTCAATGCCAACAGTAAAGTTCAAAGACACCAGCAAAGAGTAGAGAGTTCAGGGAGAAACTTTGTAGAGTGTAGGTTAGGAGAGATTGACATAGACTCTAAGAAGTCAACGCCTCAGCATGATAGCCATTCAAGTGATAGTTTGAAGAGTGATAAACCTAGAAAAATTCAAATGCAGAGAGGAGCAAATGTTAATATGGGGAAATATGTTAGGAGGGACACTGAAGCTACATACTTTGATGATAGAGCTGCTTTCAAGTCTTTTGAGGTATTCACTGATGTCAGGGATAGGCCACGGATTCTTCGGATGGAAATGGAAGAGAGAATACAGAAGTTAGCTAGTCA GCTCAATGCTACAGATGTCAATACTCCAGAGTGGAAATTCTCCAAAATGATTCATGATGCACAAATCAAATTCTCTGATCACTCAATCCTAAGGATTGTTCAAATGTTGGGTCGATACGGAAATTGGAAACGCGTTTTGCAAGTTGTTCAATGGCTTGAGTCACGTGAAAGGTTCAAGTCCTACAAGAGCAG GTATATTTACACAACAGTTCTTGATGTTCTAGGAAAGGCAAAGAGACCAATCGAGGCATTGAATGTATTTTACACCATGCAG AACCAATTGTCATCGTATCCTGATATGGCAGCTTATCATTGTATCGCTGTTACTCTTGGGCAAGCTGGTCTTGTCAATGAGCTATTTGATGTGATTGATTGCATGCGTTCTCCTCCTAGGAAGAAGTTCAAATTGGGCCCTCTTCAGAATTGGGATCCTCGCTTGGAACCAGACCTCATTGTATACAATGCG GTTTTAAATGCTTGCGTGCAACAAAAGCAATGGGAAGGGGCATTTTGGGTACTGCAACAGTTGAAAGAGAAGAATATTCGCCCAACAAATACAACATATGGTCTTGTTATGGAG GTAATGCTTGTCTGTGGAAAGTACAATTTGGTGTATGAGTTCTTCAATAAGTTGGAAAAATCATTGATACCCGGTGCTCTGAACTATAAAG TTCTTGTAAATGCACTTTGGAGAGAAGGAAAGATCGATGAAGCAGTAATGGCTGTGAAGGATATGGAAAGTCGTGGAATCGTTGGTTCCGCTAGTCTGTATTATGACCTTGCACGGTGCCTTTGCAGTGGAGGGCGGTGCAAAGAAGCACTTCTCCAG GTTGAGAAGATATGCAAGGTTGCCAACAAACCGCTGGTTGTTACCTACACAGGACTCATTCAAACTTGCATAGACAATGGCAGCATGGAAAATGCTAAATACATATTCAACGAGATGTGCAGCTACTGTTCACCTAATACCGTGACTTGTAACATCATGCTGAAGTTGTTTCTGGAACATGGAATGCTTGAAGATGCGAAGGATCTACTCCAGGATATTCTAAACGGCAGGATAAGGAGCAAAGCGGATTCGAGCCAAACCGCAACTGCTGACAAGTTTACTTTCAATACTTTCATGGAGGCCTGCGCTGCATCACAAAGGTGGGATGATTTTGAGTATGCGTTTCGTGAGATGTTATCGAAAGGGTACcattttgatgagcgaaggcacctgCGCATGGTACTCGACGCTTACAGGAATGGGAAG GAACAACTGCTGGATGATCTATGGCGCTACCTGTGCCACCACAACCGTGCCCCGCCTGCACCAGTCATAATGGAAAGATTTTGCCTGAAACTGGTACAAGGAGAAACGATGGCGGCAATCTCCTGTGTCAGCAGGTTCCACCAGGAGGGCAAGATACAGAACACGTCTGCCATGTCGTGGCTCAATCTACTGAACCGAAATGCAGACAGCTTGAAGCATGAGCATGTTACCAAGTTAGTCCATGAACTCAGCAACTTCGTTAGCTCGAGGAGTTCCTCAGATAACATTAGTTTGTACCAAAAAATTCAGAGTAGCTGTACAGCGTTCCTTTCTGGTGCCACCGTTGTAGAAAAGGCGCCTTCTGGCCAGCAGATGGCTGTGGCTTTACACCATTCATAA